Proteins co-encoded in one Equus przewalskii isolate Varuska chromosome 27, EquPr2, whole genome shotgun sequence genomic window:
- the B3GALT5 gene encoding beta-1,3-galactosyltransferase 5 — protein MANVKMMLLCLSLVVLGALCLYLSMYTLIPFKEGPFVFKRRQENFLQLPDVDCGQNPPFLVLLVTSSQEQTLARTVIRNTWGQEKIVKGKRIKTLFLLGTTTSKATSKAVAHEGRQYRDIIQKDFLDVYFNLTLKTMMGIEWIHRFCPQAAFVMKTDSDMFINIYYLTELLLKKNRTTRFFTGFLKMHDYPIRMKQSKWFVSKYEYPWDRYPPFCSGTAYVFSGDVARQVYEVSETVPFLKLEDVFVGLCLAKLKIKPEELHSEQTFFPGGLSFSTCRFRKIVASHFVKPKDMLIYWHALESSLGEECPAV, from the coding sequence ATGGCCAACGTGAAGATGATGTTGCTGTGTCTTTCACTGGTGGTTCTGGGAGCCCTCTGTTTGTATTTGAGCATGTACACTCTGATTCCTTTTAAAGAAGGGCCGTTTGTTTTCAAGAGAAGGCAGGAGAACTTCCTTCAGCTCCCAGATGTGGACTGTGGGCAGAATCCTCCCTTCCTTGTCCTCCTGGTGACTTCATCCCAGGAACAGACATTGGCTCGCACGGTCATCCGGAACACGTGGGGACAAGAAAAGATTGTGAAAGGAAAACGAATAAAGACGCTCTTCCTCTTGGGAACCACCACCAGTAAGGCCACATCGAAAGCGGTGGCCCACGAAGGCCGGCAATATCGAGATATCATCCAGAAGGACTTTCTGGATGTTTATTTCAATTTAACTCTGAAGACCATGATGGGTATAGAGTGGATCCACCGCTTCTGTCCTCAGGCAGCTTTTGTGATGAAAACAGACTCTGACATGTTTATCAACATCTACTATTTGACTGAGCTGCTtctgaagaaaaacagaacaactcGGTTTTTTACTGGCTTCTTAAAAATGCACGACTACCCGATTAGGATGAAGCAGAGTAAGTGGTTTGTCAGTAAATACGAGTATCCGTGGGACAGGTACCCACCTTTTTGCTCGGGCACCGCCTACGTGTTTTCTGGCGATGTTGCACGTCAGGTGTATGAAGTTTCTGAGACTGTTCCGTTCCTTAAACTGGAAGATGTCTTTGTGGGGCTCTGCCTCGCAAAACTGAAGATCAAACCGGAGGAGCTCCACTCTGAGCAGACCTTTTTCCCAGGTGGGTTAAGCTTTTCCACATGCCGTTTTAGGAAGATCGTGGCCTCCCATTTTGTCAAGCCTAAGGATATGCTGATCTATTGGCATGCTCTGGAAAGTTCCCTGGGAGAAGAGTGTCCAGCTGTCTGA